In one window of Frigoriglobus tundricola DNA:
- a CDS encoding MqnA/MqnD/SBP family protein, whose amino-acid sequence MRRTTPITIAYTPDSDDAFYYDALEHGLVSMPGYRPRFRREPMAVLNREALTGTNEVTAISSVVYPAIAGRYAILSVGTSVGRGYGPVLVSREPRTLSALAGRRVGVPGVPTTGWFLLRTLCPGAVTVEMPFDEIAGAVAAGALDAGVMIHEELLYYPRMGLRRVTDLGAEWCRRHALPLPVGLNVVRRDLGSAGMRTVCTAISASLHHARLNPEPALARVSRFGRGATGGCTEQFVQMFANDDSQCMPADVRAALGVLLAQVVALGAGPAVPPIDIIEPAPATVAVA is encoded by the coding sequence ATGCGCCGGACGACCCCAATTACCATTGCGTACACCCCGGACAGCGACGACGCGTTCTATTACGACGCGCTGGAGCACGGGCTCGTGTCGATGCCCGGCTACCGGCCCCGGTTCCGGCGCGAGCCGATGGCGGTCCTGAACCGCGAGGCCCTGACCGGGACCAACGAGGTCACCGCGATCTCGTCCGTGGTGTACCCCGCGATCGCCGGCCGGTACGCGATCCTCAGCGTCGGGACCAGCGTGGGCCGCGGCTACGGCCCGGTGCTCGTGAGCCGCGAGCCCCGCACGCTGAGCGCCCTCGCCGGCCGCCGCGTCGGCGTGCCCGGCGTCCCCACGACGGGCTGGTTCCTGCTCCGGACACTGTGCCCCGGCGCGGTCACGGTCGAGATGCCGTTCGACGAGATCGCCGGCGCGGTGGCCGCGGGCGCACTCGACGCGGGTGTCATGATCCACGAGGAGCTGCTGTATTACCCGCGGATGGGCCTCCGCCGGGTCACCGACCTCGGCGCCGAGTGGTGCCGGCGCCACGCGCTCCCCCTTCCGGTCGGGTTGAACGTGGTCCGCCGCGACCTCGGCAGCGCCGGGATGCGGACCGTCTGTACCGCGATTTCCGCGAGCCTGCACCACGCGCGGCTGAATCCGGAACCGGCACTCGCGCGGGTCAGCCGGTTCGGCCGTGGGGCCACGGGCGGGTGTACGGAGCAGTTCGTCCAGATGTTCGCGAACGACGATTCACAATGTATGCCGGCGGACGTGCGGGCCGCGCTCGGGGTGCTGTTGGCGCAGGTCGTCGCACTCGGGGCGGGTCCGGCGGTGCCGCCGATCGACATCATCGAACCCGCACCCGCGACCGTGGCTGTTGCCTGA
- a CDS encoding aspartate aminotransferase family protein, with amino-acid sequence MGPTERALATKRDFLVPCVYHFYQRPPVLVRGAGAFLFDADGKRYLDCFAGVTVMNAGHSNPAIIEPVVEQLRALVHATSVYLTEPVLELAWAIAELAPPGLRRSFFCASGSEANEGAIMLAALATGRKEYVSLDGALHGRTKAAINANGLEMWRTDPFPLADFHRVPGPRHPDSLPGLERLLRRETVAAVLAEPVQGNGGIVVPPDGYWSELRRLCTKYGTLLIADEIQTAWNRTGRWFATTHWNVVPDIVTVAKALGNGFPIAAYLTTDTIAAKYTRPGAATFGGNLVSCRAALATLRFHQEHRLGERSARLGEHLRARLRAVQHRRGVIADVRGLGLMVAAELDAGPNSAALTDAVLEQMKDAGYLLGKCGPGRNVLAFLPPLVVEPNDLDRMIDDLDRTLASVA; translated from the coding sequence ATGGGACCGACGGAACGGGCGCTGGCGACCAAACGCGATTTCCTGGTGCCGTGCGTGTACCACTTCTACCAGCGCCCGCCGGTGCTGGTCCGCGGGGCCGGCGCGTTCCTCTTCGACGCGGACGGGAAGCGGTACCTGGACTGCTTCGCGGGCGTCACGGTGATGAACGCGGGGCACTCGAACCCCGCTATCATCGAACCGGTCGTCGAGCAGCTCCGCGCCCTGGTTCACGCGACGAGCGTTTACCTGACGGAACCGGTCCTGGAACTGGCCTGGGCGATCGCGGAGTTGGCCCCCCCCGGCCTGCGGCGGAGCTTCTTCTGCGCGAGCGGGAGCGAGGCCAACGAGGGCGCGATCATGCTCGCGGCTCTCGCAACGGGCCGCAAGGAGTACGTCTCGCTCGACGGCGCGCTCCACGGCCGGACGAAGGCCGCGATCAACGCCAACGGCCTCGAGATGTGGCGCACCGACCCGTTCCCGCTGGCCGACTTTCACCGCGTCCCCGGCCCGCGCCACCCCGACAGCCTCCCCGGACTGGAGCGGCTGCTCCGGAGGGAAACGGTCGCCGCGGTACTCGCCGAACCCGTTCAGGGGAACGGCGGGATCGTCGTCCCGCCCGACGGCTACTGGAGCGAACTCCGCAGACTCTGCACGAAGTACGGCACGCTCCTGATCGCCGACGAGATCCAGACCGCGTGGAACCGGACCGGGCGCTGGTTCGCCACGACGCACTGGAACGTGGTGCCGGACATTGTGACCGTCGCGAAGGCACTGGGGAACGGCTTCCCCATCGCCGCGTACCTCACGACCGATACCATCGCCGCGAAGTACACCCGGCCCGGGGCCGCCACGTTCGGCGGCAATCTGGTCTCGTGCCGCGCGGCCCTCGCGACACTCCGCTTCCACCAGGAACACCGACTGGGTGAACGGAGCGCCCGCCTCGGCGAGCACCTCCGCGCCCGGCTCCGCGCGGTGCAGCACCGCCGCGGGGTGATCGCGGACGTCCGCGGCCTGGGCCTGATGGTGGCGGCCGAACTCGACGCCGGACCGAACAGCGCGGCGCTCACGGACGCCGTGCTGGAGCAGATGAAAGACGCCGGGTACTTGCTCGGCAAGTGCGGACCGGGGCGGAACGTGCTCGCGTTCCTGCCGCCGCTGGTCGTGGAGCCGAACGACCTGGACCGCATGATCGACGACCTCGACCGGACGCTCGCGTCAGTGGCCTGA